The following proteins are co-located in the Anomalospiza imberbis isolate Cuckoo-Finch-1a 21T00152 unplaced genomic scaffold, ASM3175350v1 scaffold_47, whole genome shotgun sequence genome:
- the LOC137466922 gene encoding zinc finger protein 664-like — protein sequence MCSSLVFLPKQNFPFPDLCQMEEKATRKGKEPLETQAEQELRMESREDKSPRQNLVAAAVLSGSMAQKPNGEEKPWRCRTRRGCKRRSRGSEEERPTLGQAGGQTSSQSLELVVHEQPHDREKPYECLECGKSFRWSYNLVRHQRIHSGERPYECGECGKGFRDRSDLIVHQRIHTGEKPYACDECGKAFRYRSSLIAHLKMHSGERPYECPKCQKRFHTSCSLLKHKRIHTEERPFRCSNCGMGFKLNSHLVRHWRIHTGERPYECPQCGKSFSRSSHLTRHQWRHR from the exons atgtgctcatcccttgttttcctcccaaaacagaatttcccattcccagacCTTTGCCAGATGGAGGAGAAGGCTacgaggaaggggaaggagcccctggaaacccaggcag agcaggagctgaggatggagagcagggaggacaaatccccaCGGCAAAACCTCGTGGCAGCGGCCGTTTTGAGCGGCTCCATGGCGCAGAAACccaacggggaggaaaagccctggagatgccgcacgaggaggggctgcaaacgcAGATCACGgggatctgaggaggaaagacccaccctgggCCAGGCAGGTGGACAGACCTCCAGCCAGAGCTTAGAGCTGGTGGTCCATGAGCAGCCTCATGACAGGGAGAAGCCCTAcgagtgcttggagtgtgggaagagcttcaggtggaGCTACAACCTGGTCCgtcaccagaggatccacagtggggagaggccctacgagtgtggggagtgtgggaagggcttcagagATAGGTCCGACCTGATTgtccaccagaggatccacactggggagaagccctacgCGTGTGACGAGTGTGGGAAGGCCTTTAGATACAGGTCAAGCCTGATTGCCCACCTGAAGATGCAcagcggggagaggccctacgagtgtcccaaGTGTCAAAAGAGGTTTCACACCAGCTGCAGTCTCCTCAAGCATAAGCGGATTCACAccgaggagaggcccttccgctgctCCAACTGCGGGATGGGCTTCAAGCTCAACTCCCACCTTGTCAGGCACtggcgcatccacactggggagaggccctacgagtgtccccagtgtgggaagagcttctccaggagctctcacttgaccagacaccaaTGGAGGCACCGGTAA